The DNA sequence TTGTCGGCGGTGCGTCCGCCCATGACCGAATGCACGCCGCAGGAATTGTTGCCGATCATGCCGCCGAGCGTGTTGTGGCTGTGCGTGGCCGGATCGGGGCCGAAGGTGAGGCCGTGTTCGCCGGCCTGGCTGCGCAGCGCATCAAGCACGCAGCCCGGTTGCACGCGGGCGCGCCGTGCCCCGGCGTCGATCGACAGCACGCGGTTCATGTATTTCGAGAAGTCCATCACCACCGCAGCGTTGCAGCACTGCCCGCCGAGGCTGGTGCCGGCGCCGCGGCTCAGCAGCGGCACATCGGCGTCCTTGCAGGCGGCCACCGTGGCCACCACATCCTCGTTGCTGCGGGGCAGGACCACGCCGAGTGGAACCTGGCGATAGATCGAGCCATCCGTGGCATACAGGGCGCGGCTGCCGCGATCGAAGCGGACTTCGCCGTCGACGCGCTCGCGCAGCCGGGCTGCAAGCCTGTCGAGCCGGTCTTCGGTCGGATGATTTTCGCGCAGGACGGCGTTCATGAGAGCGGGACCCGAAAGGGCTCTGCATCGGCCTCGCGCAGCTTCAGGCCGTGGCCGACCGCGCTGGGGTCGATGCGGTAATCGCCCTGATGCAGCGCCGGCAGTCCGTCGAAGAAGCGGGACTCGATGCGGACATGGTCGTGAAAGTATTCGAGATGCGCGAGGCGTGGCGCGGCGGCGCAGACCGGGGCGTGGAGCGCAGGTGCGCAGTGCGCGGACAGCGGCCGCTGAAACGCCTCGCAAAGCGCCGCGGTGCGGAGAAAGCCGGTGTAACCGCAGCGCGTCGCGTCCGCCTGCAGCACGTCCACGGCTTGGCATTCGAGCAGGCGGCGAAAGTATTGCGGCTCCCAGCCGTATTCGCCGGCCGCGATGGTGATGGCCGGCGGCACGCGGTCACGCAGCCAGGCAAGCCCGTCCGGGTCGTCGGACGAAACCGGTTCTTCGTACCAGCACACATTGCTGGCCCGCAGCGCTTCGCCCATCGCCAGCGCGCGGCGCGGCGTGAAGGCGCCGTTGGCGTCCACCATCAGCTCCACGTCCGGCCCGATTGCGTCACGCGCCACGCGCAGGCGCCGCGGATCGTCGGCCGGTGCGCTGCCGATCTTCATCTTGACCCGGCTCAGGCCCTGCTCGGCCCAGCCGCCGAGCTGGCGCGCAAGCCGCTCGTCATCGTAGCGGGTGAACCCGCCGCTGCCGTACAGCGGAACCGAGTCGCGCGCCACGCCCCAGAGCGAAGCCAGCGACAGGCCGAGCAGGCGCGCCTTGAGATCCCACAACGCCACGTCGACGGCGGCGATCGCCATCATGCCGAGCCCGGGGCGTCCGGCATTGCGCAGTGCGGCGCGCATCGTCTGCCAATGTGCCGGCAGATCGAAAGCGCAACGCTCGTGCAGCAGCGGTGCGAGCGTGTCACGTACCAGGGCCGCCGCCGCAACGGGCTCGGTATAGCTGTAGCCGAGTCCGCGATGGCCCGCTGCCGACACCTCGACCAGCAGCATTCCGGTCGAGTCCCAGCCGAGCGTGCCGTCGGCCTCCGCCGCATCGGTGGGCACGCGGTAGCCGCGGACACGCAGTCCGTCGATTCTGGGTTCGGAATACCTCATTCCGAACTCAGGAAAAGTACTGCTTGAAGCTCTGCTTGATGATGCCCCACTGATCGGGATCGACCTTGGCCAGCGCGCCGAGATAGGACTTGGCCTGTTCCCAGGTGATGTGCGGCGGCAGCGGCGGAACATTGGGATCGGTCACGAACTCGATCACCACCGGCCGGTCGGCGGCGAAGGCACGGTCCCAGGCCGGGGCGATGTCCTCCGGCCTTTCCACGCGTATGCCTTCGAAACCGAGCATGCGGCCGTAGTCGGCATACGGAAAGGCGATGACGTCTTGCGCCTCGGTGTATTTCGGGTCACCGGCAAGCACGCGCTGCTCCCAGGTCACCTGATTGAGATCATGGTTGACCAGCACCATGACGATGAAGCGCGGGTCGCTCCAGCGCTTGCAGTACTGCTGCACCGTGAGCAATTCGGCGTTGCCGTTCATCTGCATGGCACCGTCGCCGACCATCGCCAGCACCGGCCGGTCCGGATACGCCATCTTGGCGGCAATGGCGTAGGGCACGCCGCTGCCCATGCTCGCCAGCTTGCCGGACAGCGAGCCCATCATGCCGGGCCGCATCTTGATGTTGCGGGCGTACCAGTTGGTGTGCGATCCGCTGTCGCCGCAGAGAATGCTGCGGTCCGGCAGCTTCGGCGAGAGTTCCCAGAACACGCGCTGCGGGTTGATCGGCTCGGCGCTCTCCATGGCCTTGGATTCGACGTCCTGCCACCACTTGGCGACCTCGCCTTCGATTTCCTCGCGCCAGGAACGGTCCTGCTTCGGCTCCAGCAGCGGCAGCAGGCGATGCAGGGTTTCGGCGGCGTCGCCGATCAGGTTGACCTCGCTCGGATAGCGCATGCCGACATTGCGCGGGTCGAGATCGATCTGTACGCAGCGGGCCTGTCCGTCCCTGGGCAGAAATTCGGAGTAGGGGAAGGTCGTGCCGATCATCAGCAGCGTGTCGCACTCGTTCATCAGGTGCCAGCTCGCGCGCGTACCGAGCAGACCGATCGAGCCGGTGACCCAGGGAAGATCGTCCGGCAGCGCGGCCTTGCCGAGCAGCGCCTTGGCGGCGCCGGCGCCGAGCCGGTCGGCCAGCTCCACGATTTCGGTGCTGGCCTTGAGCCCGCCGGCGCCGACCAGCAGCGCGAGCTTCTTGCCGCTGTTGAGAATCTCCGCGGCGCGCTGCAGTTCGCTCTCATCGGGCACCGGGTGTGCCAGCGCCGGTGTCGCACTGGAATAGTTGTTGCCGTGTGCGCGCGCGGGACTCGGCACGGCGTCTTCCATCTGCACGTCGTTGGGCACGATGACCACGGTGACGGTGCGTTCGCTCTGGGCGATGCGCAGCGCGCGATCGATCACATGCCGCGCCTGACTCGGCGAGACGATCGTTTGCACGTAGTCGCCCAGATCATTGAACACGGCTTGCAGATCCACTTCCTGCTGGAAGTCGCTGCCGAGCGAGGTGATGGCTTGTTGGCCAACGATGGCCACGACCGGCATGTGATCCATCTTGGCGTCGTAGAGGCCGGCGAGCAGATGCAGCGCGCCGGGCCCGGAGGTGGCCATGCACACGCCGACCTCGCCGGTGAACTTGGCATGCGCGCCGGCCATGAAGGCACTCATTTCCTCATGACGCACCCGCACATAGTCGAACCGTTCCGATGCGCGCCCCATCGCGCCCATCAGTCCGTTGATGCCGTCGCCGGGATAGCCAAAGATGCGCTGGACGCCCCAGTCGGACAGTCGTTGAAGGATGAAGTCACCGACGGTATCGGCCATGGTCGAACTCCTCTGCAGGTTTCAGTGGAGGTAGCAGGGCCTTGCGTGAGTCTGGTCGACGAGACCGATCGGCAAGTCGGCAGTGCCCTGGATCGCGAGCTTTGCAAGCGGTGGCTCGACACGCATTGAACGCGTTGCCCGCCAAATCTGCACTTAACGGCGCCATGGCGGGCGTCGCATGATCTGCCCGATGTGCCTCCGGCGACCGCCAACGGACAGTCCCGATTCAGTGTCGCCGACGCACCATGCCCTGCAATGGGAATTCATGCCGGCACAAAACGAGGGGTCCTATGGCCAGAAATCGTGAGACTCCGACAGTGACGACACTGCGCGACGAAATGGACAGCCGTACCTGGTGGCGGGAGCCGGTGCTCAACCGGCGCACCTGGAGCTGGCGTGATGACGCACGCGAGCGCCGCAGCGGCGAATGGTGGCAGAACGCGGTGATCTATCAGATCACGCCGTGGTCGTTCCAGGACAGCGACGGCGACGGCACCGGCGATCTCGGTGGTGTCATCCAGCGCCTCGACTACATCGATTCGCTGGGTGTGGATGCGATCTGGCTGACGCCGATCTACGAATCGCCGATGGACGACCTCGGCTATGACATCACCGACATGCGCACCATCGGTGGCACCTTCGGCACGATGGAGCAGTTCGACCGCCTGCTGGCCCTGGCCCACCAGCGCGGCATCAAGATCGTGCTCGACATGGTCTGGAACCATACCTCGGACGAACACCCCTGGTTCAAGGAGAGCTGCAAGAGCCGCGACAACCGCTACGCGGACTGGTATGTCTGGGCCGATCCGGCGCCCGACGGCGGGCCGCCGAACAACTGGCGTTCGGCGTTCAATGGCGAATCCGGCTGGAACTTCGTCGAATCCCGCCAGCAATACTATTTTTTCAACTTTCTCGAAAGCCAGCCCGATCTCAACTGGCACAACCCGGATGTTCGCAGAGCGATCCTCAAGCGCGCCCGATTCTGGCTGGATCGGGGCATCGACGGCATGCGTCTGGATGCCGTGAACTTCTACTGCCACGACCAGGAATTGCGCGACAACCCGGTGCGCGAATCCGGATCGAAAATGCCGGACGGCATCGATCCGGCCAATCCGGCTGCCGAACATTGCTTCGTCAACAGCTTCTGCCGCGAGGAGACCTTTGAATTTCTCAAACCGCTGCGCGAACTTTGTGACGAATACTCGGGGGCGATGCTGCTCGGCGAAGTCACGCTGTGCGAAGACACGATCGAGCAGGCCGCGCAGTACGCGCAGGGGCCGGATCGTCTGCATCTGGCCTATCACAGCGCCTTGCACTTCAGCGAGCCGCTCAGTGCGAGCCGCCTGAGCACGATCATCGAAAAGGCGTTGTCCCATTTCGGCAAGGGCGGGATCTGCTGGATCGTGGGCAATCATGACTATGGCCGCACCACCTCGTACTGGGGGGGCACGGAGCGCGACTATCCCGAGGACTACCACCGCATGGTGGCGGCCATGCTGATCTCGCTGCCCGGCG is a window from the Gammaproteobacteria bacterium genome containing:
- a CDS encoding alpha-glucosidase C-terminal domain-containing protein, giving the protein MDSRTWWREPVLNRRTWSWRDDARERRSGEWWQNAVIYQITPWSFQDSDGDGTGDLGGVIQRLDYIDSLGVDAIWLTPIYESPMDDLGYDITDMRTIGGTFGTMEQFDRLLALAHQRGIKIVLDMVWNHTSDEHPWFKESCKSRDNRYADWYVWADPAPDGGPPNNWRSAFNGESGWNFVESRQQYYFFNFLESQPDLNWHNPDVRRAILKRARFWLDRGIDGMRLDAVNFYCHDQELRDNPVRESGSKMPDGIDPANPAAEHCFVNSFCREETFEFLKPLRELCDEYSGAMLLGEVTLCEDTIEQAAQYAQGPDRLHLAYHSALHFSEPLSASRLSTIIEKALSHFGKGGICWIVGNHDYGRTTSYWGGTERDYPEDYHRMVAAMLISLPGALCLWQGDELGLPEARIPEDIPADQIKDPFGKRLYPDVKGRDGSRTPMPWTREGHLAGFSTADQAWLPIPDSHRERAVDVQQSDPRSLLNTWRELMHWRTLQPALEAGESQLLDIHPEVLALVREYREQRLLCLFNINEEPVELDLSPFEILRPVTSLTFTHEYDADRMRLRLPAWGVMYADLRSVQEMYERSAEQGQAPSR
- a CDS encoding mandelate racemase, with the translated sequence MRYSEPRIDGLRVRGYRVPTDAAEADGTLGWDSTGMLLVEVSAAGHRGLGYSYTEPVAAAALVRDTLAPLLHERCAFDLPAHWQTMRAALRNAGRPGLGMMAIAAVDVALWDLKARLLGLSLASLWGVARDSVPLYGSGGFTRYDDERLARQLGGWAEQGLSRVKMKIGSAPADDPRRLRVARDAIGPDVELMVDANGAFTPRRALAMGEALRASNVCWYEEPVSSDDPDGLAWLRDRVPPAITIAAGEYGWEPQYFRRLLECQAVDVLQADATRCGYTGFLRTAALCEAFQRPLSAHCAPALHAPVCAAAPRLAHLEYFHDHVRIESRFFDGLPALHQGDYRIDPSAVGHGLKLREADAEPFRVPLS
- a CDS encoding thiamine pyrophosphate-requiring protein, with translation MADTVGDFILQRLSDWGVQRIFGYPGDGINGLMGAMGRASERFDYVRVRHEEMSAFMAGAHAKFTGEVGVCMATSGPGALHLLAGLYDAKMDHMPVVAIVGQQAITSLGSDFQQEVDLQAVFNDLGDYVQTIVSPSQARHVIDRALRIAQSERTVTVVIVPNDVQMEDAVPSPARAHGNNYSSATPALAHPVPDESELQRAAEILNSGKKLALLVGAGGLKASTEIVELADRLGAGAAKALLGKAALPDDLPWVTGSIGLLGTRASWHLMNECDTLLMIGTTFPYSEFLPRDGQARCVQIDLDPRNVGMRYPSEVNLIGDAAETLHRLLPLLEPKQDRSWREEIEGEVAKWWQDVESKAMESAEPINPQRVFWELSPKLPDRSILCGDSGSHTNWYARNIKMRPGMMGSLSGKLASMGSGVPYAIAAKMAYPDRPVLAMVGDGAMQMNGNAELLTVQQYCKRWSDPRFIVMVLVNHDLNQVTWEQRVLAGDPKYTEAQDVIAFPYADYGRMLGFEGIRVERPEDIAPAWDRAFAADRPVVIEFVTDPNVPPLPPHITWEQAKSYLGALAKVDPDQWGIIKQSFKQYFS